AAACCAATGCCGATTGATTCAATCCGCATCCAAGATTACTACGACCGAAACCCGACTAAATTTGGTGGTGGTGACGAACACCTAATTACGATGTTGTCGCTTACTAAGCAAGCTGGTGACGCCGAACGAAATCAATTTATTGCGTTGAGTGACGAGTTAAAAAAGCAACAAGATTGGGCGTCGTACGCGAAGAGCAGCTCGCTCAATCTGCGATATCAAGAGGTCACACTCAGACCAGGATTAATGGATGCGACCATCGAACAGGTGGTGACCGGGTTGAAGCCTGGCAACGCGTCCGATGTCTTCTTTAGTCTTGGAAAACCTTATATCGTTCGTCTCACGTCGGTGCGCTCAATACCACCTAAGCCGCTGGCCGAAGTACGCGATGAAATCCGCAAAATTCTCGGCGCAGAGCAGATGCGCACGCTGGTGAAACGAGCTTCTGAGCAAGCTCTTGAATCTGCGGAAGTCGTGCGCGAAGGACAATAGGAGACCAGGGACTGTGTTGAAGATCTGCCACAAACTTGCGAAGTGCTTTCTGGTTGTTGTACTGATGATAGCGGTCGTGGCACGCATCAGTGTTGCGCAAACCACCGGTGCATACGTTTGTTTGTACTCTCAAGCGGATTTTAATGGCGAAGAATATTGCACCACCACCAATACAGGCTTTGTACCGCTCAGAGTGGAGACGCGGTCGGTGCGTGTCGCCCCTAGGTATCAAGCACGCCTTTTCAAATTGCCATTTTACTTGGGTGAGAGCACTGACCTGCAGCGCAATACGGCTGATTTTACTAAGTGGGCTGGCACCGTTCGTTCAATCAGAATCAGTGAAAAG
The sequence above is a segment of the Arenicella chitinivorans genome. Coding sequences within it:
- a CDS encoding peptidylprolyl isomerase, which produces MADSTNPVLATVNGEAITQADVDFMLTRLFGNPTAPAITDSVKEKALQSLIASSAMRQVVDKTLSTERKTDLAQRVRAFEEELYVKEYLSVHAKPMPIDSIRIQDYYDRNPTKFGGGDEHLITMLSLTKQAGDAERNQFIALSDELKKQQDWASYAKSSSLNLRYQEVTLRPGLMDATIEQVVTGLKPGNASDVFFSLGKPYIVRLTSVRSIPPKPLAEVRDEIRKILGAEQMRTLVKRASEQALESAEVVREGQ